The following is a genomic window from Mustela lutreola isolate mMusLut2 chromosome 5, mMusLut2.pri, whole genome shotgun sequence.
CTTACGTGGAATGCATGACCCAGATCTACTTCTTCATCACtttcatcaacatggatgggttCCTCCTGAGCGTGATGGCCTATGACCGGTATGTAGCCATCTGCTGCCCACTCTACTATACCATGATCATGAAGCTCAGGCTCTGCATCCTTCTGGTGGCGGCATCTTGGGTCATTACAAACCTGCATGCTCTGCTGCACACTATTCTCATGGTCCAACTCATATTCTGTTTCGACAATACTGTGCAtcactttttctgtgacccctATGCAATTCTAAAGCTGTCTTGTTCTGACACCTCTATCAATGACCTGGTGGTGTTCACTGTGGGGGGAATGATATTTCTGATGCCGTTTACCTGTATCATCCTTTCATATGCTTATATCCTCTCCAATGTGCTGAAGTTGCCATCTGCCCATGGAATAAAGAAAGCCCTGTCCACGTGTGGATCCCACCTCACTGTGGTCTCCCTCTTCTATGGGACAATCCTGGGGGTATATATGCGCCCTTCATCCTCCTACTCCATCCAAGACACGGTGGTCACTGTCATCTTCACAGTGGTGACTCCCCTGGTCAATCCCTTCATCTACAGTCTGAGGAATCATGACAT
Proteins encoded in this region:
- the LOC131832638 gene encoding olfactory receptor 1E1-like; its protein translation is MDGDNQTIVTEFLLLGLSGRSEQEDVLFGLFLGMYLVTIIGNLLIVLAITGDSHLHTPMYFFLANLSCVDICFSSVTIPKMLVNHILGSKSISYVECMTQIYFFITFINMDGFLLSVMAYDRYVAICCPLYYTMIMKLRLCILLVAASWVITNLHALLHTILMVQLIFCFDNTVHHFFCDPYAILKLSCSDTSINDLVVFTVGGMIFLMPFTCIILSYAYILSNVLKLPSAHGIKKALSTCGSHLTVVSLFYGTILGVYMRPSSSYSIQDTVVTVIFTVVTPLVNPFIYSLRNHDMKRALRKLISYSRTRKF